The following coding sequences lie in one Rutidosis leptorrhynchoides isolate AG116_Rl617_1_P2 chromosome 6, CSIRO_AGI_Rlap_v1, whole genome shotgun sequence genomic window:
- the LOC139853557 gene encoding uncharacterized protein — MDNFDSERLHADNESLWNSVSLGFLATGIFISMFLIIAIIEQFFRPNASLIRFTQHANHRLNDPRPMNKVADPQPQVQAVNTSDLSVLMPGHMYPTYIAHPTPIPCSREGIYWPSHCLQNSVNL; from the exons ATGGACAACTTCGATAGCGAAAGATTACACGCTGACAACGAAAGTTTGTGGAATTCGGTTTCTTTGGGCTTTCTTGCAACTGGGATTTTCATATCAATGTTCCTCATCATAGCCATTATCGAACAATTCTTTAGGCCAAACGCTTCATTAATCCGCTTTACACAACATGCCAATCATCGACTCAATGACCCTAGACCGATGAACAAGGTCGCAGATCCACAACCACAA GTACAAGCGGTTAATACATCAGATTTATCCGTGTTGATGCCGGGACATATGTACCCAACCTACATTGCACATCCAACCCCTATACCTTGTTCAAGAGAAGGAATTTATTGGCCTTCACATTGTCTACAAAATTCAGTCAATCTTTAG